GTTTTGATAGTAGACACGGCTGGCAGACTTCATACTAAGAAAAATTTGATTGAGGAGCTCAAAAAGATTGACCGGGTGATAAATCAGCAAATGCCAGAAGCTGCAAAAGAGACTTTGCTTGTAATTGATGCAACAACCGGTCAAAATGCTCTAAATCAAGCAAAAGAGTTTAATCAGGCAGTCAATATTTCTGGAATTGTACTTACAAAGCTTGATGGTACGGCAAAAGGTGGTATTGTGATTTCCATCTGTGATGAGCTAAAGATTCCGGTAAAGTTTGTAGGTGTGGGAGAAAAGATAGATGATCTTCAGCAATTTAACGCAAAAGAATTTGTAGATGCTCTTTTTGAAAACTAATAAAAATCACACGGCTGGGCAGATACCCAGCCTTTTATGCATCTTCGTACAAATACTCCTCTATCTTTTCCAGATCTTTGACCCAGATCTCTTTTCCCCAAAAATCAATTAGTCCTTCTTCTTTCATTTTTATAAGCTCTCTTGAAAGTGAAGGCCTTTGCACATTAAAAATTTTAGCAAGCTCTTGCTTTGTCAAATTAAGTTTTAATTTTGTAGTTTTTTGTTTTTTGTACTCTTCAATTAAAAAATTACAAATCTTTTGTCTCAAAGTAGAAAGCGTATTTTCTTTAAGTTTAGTGTTCAAGAGAAGGATTCTATCTGAAAGAAGGTTTAAAAAGTTGTGTAAAAACTTTTCGTTCTTTTTGCACATCTCAATTATGGCATGCTTTGGAATAAATATAACCTCTGTTTTGGTTTTTGAAACAATTGTCGCAGGAAAAGTGTTTGCCGAAGAGAATATGACAGCTTCACCAAACGTATCGCCTTGTGACAATGTAGTTATGGTATATTCTTTGCCTGAGACAGAGCTTTTCTTCACTTCAACCATTCCGCTGAGTATAAGCCCTACAAAGCTGCATTCGTCACCTTCAAGTACAATCACCTGGTCTTTTTCAAAATCCTTTTTAAGAATATGAAAGGTATCCAATATCTCTTTTATTTCGCTTTGATCCATCATCTTAAACAGCTTGCTTTGACATACCCTTTCAAGATGCATCGGTTTTCACCTTCTTTAAAATGCATATAAAACTGTAACATATGTTACCGCAAATATATTCTAAACCATATAAAATATAATTGCAAGTAAACAGAGAGGGATGGTTGAAAATGATAAGAAAGATTGTGAAGATCAACGAAGAAAAGTGCAATGGGTGCGGACTGTGTGTGAATGCATGTATTGAGGGTGCGATTGAGCTTGTAAATGGCAAGGCGAAACTTGTCAGTGAAGAATACTGTGACGGACTTGGAAATTGTTTACCTGTTTGCCCAACAGGGGCAATTGAGATAATTGAAGCTGAAGCAAAACCATTCAATGAAAAGGCTGTGGAAGAAAGACTCAATCAGAAAAAACAGCGTGAGCAGTTTTCATGTATGTGTCCTGGTTCTCAGGAGAGAATAATTGAAAGAAGTAGCAAGCTCGAAGCTCAAGAAGAGAAGAATCAAAGAGTACAAGAGAGCAAAGAAGAGTTATCTGAACTTGTTAACTGGCCGGTGCAGCTAAATCTTGTTAATCCTTATGCAAAATTTTTTGATAACGCGCATATACTCATTGCTGCTGACTGTGTTGCCTATGCATATGCGTCTTTCCACAGAGATTTTATGAAAGGAAAAGTGACAATAATAGGATGTCCAAAGCTTGACAATATTGAATACTACTATGAAAAAATCTTAGAAATTATTCAGAATCATAATATAAAAAGCATCACAGTTGTCAAGATGGAAGTTCCTTGTTGCAATGGTATTGCAAGCATAGTTAAAAAAGCTATGCTTCAGGCACAGAAGATTTTGCCGTATCAAGAGGTAACAATTACCACTGATGGTGGTATAAAAGAATAATTTTTGGGTAAATAGAAATTGATAATATTTTAGGAGGTGTTATATTGTGATGATTCAAACTGATATGTTTTGTTTCCAATGCGAACAGACAGCAGGTGGGAAAGGCTGCACAAAGGTAGGTGTTTGTGGGAAAGACAGCAGAGTTGCTACACTTCAGGATTTGCTCTTATACCAGTTAAAAGGCATTGCATACTTGGGCAGCAAGATTTTAGCTGAGGGAAAAAAGATTGACGAAGGTACAACCAAATTCATGATGGATGCTCTATTTTCTACTCTTACAAATGTGAACTTTGATGAGAAAAGATTTGTAAGATATATTCTTGAAGCAGACAGCGTGAAAGAAAATCTAAAAAACCAAGTTTCTAACTTAGATAATCTACCCGCTGCCGTTTACTATCGGCCACCAGAAGATGTTGAAAAGATGATAACAGATGGGAAAAAGGTTGGAATTCTGGCAGATGACATTGATGAGGATGTCAGGTCTTTAAGAGAGCTCCTTATTTATGGCTTAAAAGGAATGGCTGCATATGCTCATCATGCATATAGGCTTGGCTACAAGGATGATGATGTGAACAATTTCTTCTTTACGGCACTTGCAAAAACGCTGGACAGCAACTTGTCAACAGATGAGCTTTACAACCTTTGTATGGAACTTGGAAAGAAGAATTTCAAATGTATGGAAATTTTGGACAAAGCTCACACTGAGACTTTTGGTCATCCACGGCCAACAGAAGTTTTGATTTCCAAGAAAAAAGGACCATTTATAATTGTCTCTGGTCATGATTTGAAAGACTTAAAAGAACTTTTAGAGCAAACAGAAGGAAAAGGAATAAATATCTATACACACGGTGAAATGCTTCCTGCGCATGGTTATCCAGAGCTAAAGAAGTACAAACATCTTGTCGGTAATTATGGTGGTGCATGGCAAGACCAGCAAAAGGAATTTGACAGCATTCCAGGGTGTATCTTGATGACCACAAACTGTCTGCAAAAACCACGCGACAGTTACAAAGACAGAATATTTACAACGGGTGTTGTTGGGTTTGATGGTGTTGCACACATTGAAGAAGTAAATGGCAAAAAGGATTTCACACCAATTATTCAAAAGGCATTAGAACTTGGTGGTTGGCAGGAAGACGAAGAAGAAAAGAAAATCCTTGTTGGATTTGCTCACAATACTGTGCTTGGTGTTGCAAACAAAATAATTGAGGCTGTAAAAAGTGGTCAGATCAAGCATTTCTTCTTAATTGGTGGATGCGATGGTGCAAAGCCAGGTAGAAACTACTATACAGAGTTTGCTGAAAAAACTCCAAAAGACACGCTTATTTTGACGCTTGCATGTGGAAAGTATAGATTCAATAAGAAAGACTTTGGTAGAGTTGCTGAATTTCCAAGGCTTTTAGATGTTGGTCAGTGCAATGATGCATATTCTGCAATCATCATTGCAATTGAACTTGCAAAGGCTTTTGGGGTTGATGTAAATGATTTGCCACTTACACTTGTTCTTTCATGGTTTGAACAAAAGGCAGTAGCGATACTTTTGACACTGCTATCCCTTGGCATTAAAAATATCTACTTAGGGCCATCGCTCCCAGCGTTTGTTTCACCAAATATTCTGCAGGTACTTGTAGAGAGATTCAATATAAAACCTATTTCAAACCCAGAGAATGATTTGAACGAAATTTTGTCAAAAAAATAAGTAAAATGAGACGGAAGGCAGGGCTGTGCAAAAAAATACACAGCCCTGCCTTTTTATTATCTAAAGGTGCATAATGGAAAAGTCAAACTTGCAATTTATATAAAGTTAAGCTTTTAAAATTTAGAATAATCAATGATTTAGCAACATCCAGAAAAATTTAATTGAAATATATTGACATGCAAATTTCATTTTGCTATACTAAAAAAAGAAGTTGAACAAAGCAGGGATGGTTTTTGGAAAAGCAAAATGACCAAGGGGCAGATAGAGGCAAAAATCAGCGAGGCGGTAAGCAAGTTCGAAATAGAATACATGGGCAGAGGACCAAAGCAGATAAAAACTATAATTACAGAGGACATTATTGTGGTGAGACTGATTGGTTTTTTAAGTCCTACAGAAAAAAAGCTTGCACAAACTAAGGAAGGCATTGAACTTATCAAAAAGGTGAGAGCAACTTTGTTTGAGAATGCAAAAGAGGATTTGGCAAACTTAATAAAACAGGTAGTTGATGTTGATATTGCTGGCATTTACTCAGATGTGAACACAGTAAATGGTGAAAAAGTAATTGTAATAACTTTAAATGAGAACTTAGAAAAAAAATTGAGTCAGTAAAATTTGGCAGACCGAGCAAAGGGCCAATAAATTGGCCAGTTGCAAGGTAGGCCAATATTTGCAGGGCAAAAAGGCTTTGCAAATATTGGCCTTTTTTGATGCCCTGCAAAGGTGGTAAATACAAATTAGGGAGGTATTTGTATTGTTTGCTGAAATTTATGAGGCAAACCTCCACAAGACTCAGGACTTAGCGTCAAAACTGTTTACAAGAAAAACATTTTTTATACTCATAGAGAAATTCTTCAAAGAATACTGTGAGACAAATCCATTTTTAACAGGCTTCTTTTATAAGTATTTTTGGGACGGAAGTTACATTGACCTGTGGGCCTTGCCACTTGTTTTGTTGGATGTATTTCGCCTCAACACCAAAACCCTTAACTTTTATATAAGGAAAGATAAAAATTTTCTCAAAGACTTAAAAATTGTGGTGCAATGTTTGGAGTATTATGTTGTGGAATTTTTCAAAGAAAATGGAGAGTATTTCAGGAAAACAAAGGAAGCAATTGAAAACTACAGGTATCTTCTAAAACTGTTGATTGAGAAGATTGAGTTTATTGAGAGTAATTGAAAAATTTTCTTGATAGGGGGTATATATTGCGATGATCAAGCTTCTAAACTTAAAGGTAAAAGATGAAGTGTATGAAATTTTAAGCAGCTGCAAGGGAATAATTATGCCAGAAAAGAGACTTGATTTTATAGATTTATCCCTTGGTGGAAAAGATAATATGGTGTTTGAGGTAAAGTATGAGGTAGAAGGTAAGGGTGAAGTAGTTGAGGCGATAGTTACAAGATGTAAAAATGGTATTGTTGTAAATTATACTGATGTGTACATGAGAAGAAGAGACCCAGATAGTTTAATTATTGGTGATGATGGGGAAACTGACAAACAACGATATAAAGACATTTATGGAGACAATTTTGAAAGAGTGAGGAAAGAAACATTTGAATGGCTGAAAAAACAAGAATTAGTAGTATATGGATTTTATGCTGGAGGAAAGGAACACGGGTATCCTGCTCTTGTAATAGCTCCGCTAAATGCCGCATTTTTTGGATTTGCACTTGCTGATATCCAGGGATTTATTCCAAAAAGCGAATTTGAAAAGATTGATGTTTTTGAACCAAAAGCAGTGATATATGTAGCTCCACCTTTTAGACATACACATTTTAACGGAAAACAAGTGGTTGTGCACAATAGGTTAAATGGCGTCCATGAAATATTTTCATATAACTTGTACCCAGGACCAAGTGCTAAAAAGGGAGTATATGGT
The sequence above is drawn from the Caldicellulosiruptor bescii DSM 6725 genome and encodes:
- a CDS encoding Crp/Fnr family transcriptional regulator, which produces MHLERVCQSKLFKMMDQSEIKEILDTFHILKKDFEKDQVIVLEGDECSFVGLILSGMVEVKKSSVSGKEYTITTLSQGDTFGEAVIFSSANTFPATIVSKTKTEVIFIPKHAIIEMCKKNEKFLHNFLNLLSDRILLLNTKLKENTLSTLRQKICNFLIEEYKKQKTTKLKLNLTKQELAKIFNVQRPSLSRELIKMKEEGLIDFWGKEIWVKDLEKIEEYLYEDA
- a CDS encoding ATP-binding protein → MIRKIVKINEEKCNGCGLCVNACIEGAIELVNGKAKLVSEEYCDGLGNCLPVCPTGAIEIIEAEAKPFNEKAVEERLNQKKQREQFSCMCPGSQERIIERSSKLEAQEEKNQRVQESKEELSELVNWPVQLNLVNPYAKFFDNAHILIAADCVAYAYASFHRDFMKGKVTIIGCPKLDNIEYYYEKILEIIQNHNIKSITVVKMEVPCCNGIASIVKKAMLQAQKILPYQEVTITTDGGIKE
- the hcp gene encoding hydroxylamine reductase, which gives rise to MIQTDMFCFQCEQTAGGKGCTKVGVCGKDSRVATLQDLLLYQLKGIAYLGSKILAEGKKIDEGTTKFMMDALFSTLTNVNFDEKRFVRYILEADSVKENLKNQVSNLDNLPAAVYYRPPEDVEKMITDGKKVGILADDIDEDVRSLRELLIYGLKGMAAYAHHAYRLGYKDDDVNNFFFTALAKTLDSNLSTDELYNLCMELGKKNFKCMEILDKAHTETFGHPRPTEVLISKKKGPFIIVSGHDLKDLKELLEQTEGKGINIYTHGEMLPAHGYPELKKYKHLVGNYGGAWQDQQKEFDSIPGCILMTTNCLQKPRDSYKDRIFTTGVVGFDGVAHIEEVNGKKDFTPIIQKALELGGWQEDEEEKKILVGFAHNTVLGVANKIIEAVKSGQIKHFFLIGGCDGAKPGRNYYTEFAEKTPKDTLILTLACGKYRFNKKDFGRVAEFPRLLDVGQCNDAYSAIIIAIELAKAFGVDVNDLPLTLVLSWFEQKAVAILLTLLSLGIKNIYLGPSLPAFVSPNILQVLVERFNIKPISNPENDLNEILSKK
- a CDS encoding DUF2294 domain-containing protein, translating into MTKGQIEAKISEAVSKFEIEYMGRGPKQIKTIITEDIIVVRLIGFLSPTEKKLAQTKEGIELIKKVRATLFENAKEDLANLIKQVVDVDIAGIYSDVNTVNGEKVIVITLNENLEKKLSQ